One Segnochrobactrum spirostomi genomic window carries:
- a CDS encoding ABC transporter ATP-binding protein gives MTNDSGTAATLTVAGGSLHRPNERGLPPALEMQGISKAFDGKPALVEAGFSLAWGEVHALVGENGAGKSTLMNVATGVYAADSGSQNIDGAAVSLRGPADATAAGLGMVHQHFRLVSRFTVAENVLLALGKHGAVRSVREAAALIEAKGREIGLGVRPDAVVADLSIADRQRTEILKVLLLGARIVILDEPTAVLTEGESEALLSFTRRLADQGHAVVLITHKLREVAARSDRVTVMRQGRTIVAGVPTASMNIDEIARQVVGSDVARVDRPVSVPGPERLRIEALTVAHADGTRPVDELSLVLRAGEVLGVAGVGGNGQQELVDCLAGMVPLQSGRIAIDGRDIASLPIAARRGLGLRVVPSDRFATGMVRELTVAENLALTGVPAGRFGGLFVRRAPMRAEAREAIERFDIHGAAPGRSTGLLSGGNAQKVLLARELDSGLKVLVAHSPARGLDVKATRAVHAFVKAAVEKGAACLLISEDLEEVLAMSHRVAVMNRGRIAGEMAVEEATADRLGALMIGHA, from the coding sequence TTGACGAACGATAGCGGCACCGCCGCCACCCTGACCGTTGCGGGCGGCAGCCTGCACCGGCCGAACGAGCGGGGCCTGCCGCCCGCGCTCGAGATGCAGGGCATCTCCAAGGCCTTCGACGGCAAGCCGGCACTCGTGGAGGCCGGCTTTTCGCTCGCCTGGGGCGAAGTGCATGCGCTCGTCGGCGAGAACGGGGCCGGCAAATCGACCCTCATGAACGTCGCGACTGGCGTCTATGCCGCCGATTCGGGCAGCCAGAACATCGACGGGGCAGCCGTGTCGCTGCGCGGCCCGGCGGACGCGACCGCCGCCGGCCTCGGCATGGTGCACCAGCACTTCCGTCTGGTCAGCCGCTTCACCGTCGCCGAGAACGTGCTGCTCGCGCTCGGCAAACACGGGGCGGTTCGCAGCGTGCGCGAAGCCGCCGCCCTGATCGAGGCGAAGGGCCGCGAGATCGGCCTCGGCGTGCGGCCCGACGCGGTCGTCGCCGACCTCTCCATCGCCGACCGCCAGCGCACCGAAATCCTCAAGGTTCTCCTGCTCGGCGCCCGGATCGTCATCCTCGACGAGCCGACGGCCGTCTTGACCGAGGGGGAATCCGAAGCCCTCCTTTCCTTCACCCGCCGCCTCGCCGACCAGGGCCATGCGGTGGTGCTGATCACGCATAAGCTGCGCGAGGTCGCCGCCCGCAGCGACCGCGTCACCGTGATGCGGCAGGGGCGCACCATCGTCGCCGGCGTGCCGACCGCCTCGATGAACATCGACGAGATCGCGCGGCAGGTCGTCGGCTCCGACGTCGCCCGCGTCGATCGTCCGGTCTCCGTCCCGGGACCGGAGCGGCTGCGGATCGAGGCGCTGACGGTGGCCCACGCCGATGGCACCCGCCCGGTCGACGAGCTCTCCCTGGTGCTCAGGGCGGGCGAGGTGCTCGGCGTCGCCGGTGTCGGAGGCAACGGGCAGCAGGAGCTCGTGGATTGCCTCGCCGGCATGGTGCCGCTGCAATCCGGCCGCATCGCCATCGACGGCCGCGATATCGCGTCTCTGCCGATCGCCGCCCGCCGCGGCCTGGGGCTCCGGGTCGTGCCATCCGACCGTTTCGCCACCGGCATGGTCCGAGAGCTGACCGTTGCCGAGAACCTCGCGCTGACGGGCGTTCCGGCCGGCCGCTTCGGCGGCCTCTTCGTGCGCCGCGCGCCGATGCGCGCCGAGGCCCGCGAGGCGATCGAGCGGTTCGACATCCACGGTGCCGCGCCCGGCCGCTCGACCGGCCTCCTCTCCGGTGGCAACGCCCAGAAAGTGCTCCTCGCCCGCGAGCTCGATTCCGGGCTCAAGGTGCTCGTCGCCCATTCCCCGGCCCGCGGCCTCGACGTCAAGGCGACCCGGGCCGTCCATGCCTTCGTCAAGGCCGCGGTCGAAAAAGGCGCCGCGTGCCTGCTCATCAGCGAGGATCTCGAAGAAGTGCTCGCCATGTCGCACCGGGTCGCCGTGATGAACCGCGGCCGGATCGCCGGAGAAATGGCCGTGGAGGAAGCGACCGCCGATCGGCTCGGCGCGCTGATGATCGGCCATGCTTGA
- a CDS encoding BMP family ABC transporter substrate-binding protein — protein sequence MTSKRFGTRLASVLAPAAAGLALLAATGDAEAFKLDGPPKIAFIYASAAQDGGWDEALEIGRKAVEEQLKLPVAVTENIPEEATKLRAAIDLYVKRGYNIIVGTTYGYSAPIAEAAKAYPNVAFLNASGTTNGANLESFYARTYQGWYLAGIAAADATKSKKIGMIAGFPVGVINWDINSFALGAQSVDPAIQTTAVYTNSWWDPVKEGQVADAILDQNADVIATDLSSVAPLDAAEKRGAKSIGYQLDMSKAAPKGILTSVLFRWDRYLVPTIKSIVDGTWQPKPYGAFEGLESGVVDLAPFGPSVTAETKAKIEAAKQAIIAGKLDPFQGPLFKQDGSQVVAAGAKVDDEALWNMNYFVKGVIGTMPASTNP from the coding sequence ATGACATCCAAGCGATTTGGCACGCGCCTCGCCTCGGTGCTCGCGCCGGCCGCCGCTGGCCTCGCCCTCCTCGCCGCCACCGGCGACGCCGAAGCCTTCAAGCTCGACGGACCGCCGAAGATCGCGTTCATCTACGCGAGCGCGGCCCAGGACGGCGGCTGGGACGAGGCGCTCGAGATCGGCCGCAAGGCGGTCGAGGAGCAGCTCAAGCTGCCCGTCGCCGTCACCGAGAACATCCCCGAGGAAGCGACCAAGCTCCGCGCGGCGATCGATCTCTACGTGAAGCGCGGCTACAACATCATCGTGGGGACGACCTACGGCTACAGCGCGCCGATCGCCGAAGCGGCGAAGGCCTATCCGAACGTCGCGTTCCTCAACGCCTCGGGCACGACCAACGGTGCGAACCTCGAGAGCTTCTACGCCCGCACCTACCAGGGCTGGTATCTCGCCGGCATCGCCGCCGCCGACGCCACCAAGTCGAAGAAGATCGGCATGATCGCCGGCTTCCCCGTCGGCGTCATCAACTGGGACATCAACTCCTTCGCCCTCGGCGCCCAGTCGGTCGATCCGGCCATCCAGACCACCGCCGTCTACACCAATTCCTGGTGGGATCCGGTGAAGGAAGGGCAGGTCGCCGACGCGATCCTCGACCAGAACGCCGACGTGATCGCGACCGACTTGAGCTCCGTCGCCCCCCTCGACGCGGCCGAAAAGCGCGGCGCGAAGTCGATCGGCTATCAGCTCGACATGTCCAAGGCGGCCCCCAAGGGCATCCTGACCTCGGTGCTGTTCCGCTGGGACCGCTATCTCGTGCCGACCATCAAGAGCATCGTCGACGGGACCTGGCAGCCGAAGCCGTACGGCGCCTTCGAGGGTCTCGAATCCGGCGTCGTCGATCTCGCGCCCTTCGGGCCGAGCGTGACTGCCGAGACCAAGGCGAAGATCGAGGCGGCCAAGCAGGCGATCATCGCCGGCAAGCTCGATCCCTTCCAGGGCCCGCTGTTCAAGCAGGACGGCTCGCAGGTCGTCGCCGCCGGCGCCAAGGTCGACGACGAGGCGCTCTGGAACATGAACTACTTCGTCAAAGGCGTGATCGGCACGATGCCTGCATCGACCAACCCGTGA
- a CDS encoding LysR family transcriptional regulator yields MDLDALDTFAKIAEAGSLTAAAKLHGLPKSSLSLKLRQLEADLDMPLFVREGRGLALTDAGTELLAHTQRILDACDGARSALAAMRDTVAGTLRIASTGEFGTAFNAQMLYAFRQLYPLVKLELVFISPTVLFAPDRLQSFDVIVSWDDPGDEGQAGERISSATFGLFASPAYLDAAGCPTHPDALQAHRGILYRRGTGLQSWRLKRGAEAVELLPRCDFSSNDYWTVKYFAVAGEGIVYLPTFFADIECERGHLVALMPEWQSEEKWIYIRIPQVNNASRKTRAFVDFCKDYFSPGYGFRGPRYYVETVLDTASDQEGTDR; encoded by the coding sequence ATGGATCTCGACGCCCTCGACACTTTCGCCAAGATCGCCGAGGCCGGATCGCTGACCGCCGCGGCGAAGCTGCATGGCCTGCCGAAATCGAGCCTCAGCCTCAAGCTGCGCCAGCTCGAGGCCGACCTCGACATGCCGCTGTTCGTGCGCGAGGGGCGCGGCCTCGCCTTGACCGACGCCGGCACGGAGCTTCTCGCCCACACCCAGCGCATCCTGGATGCCTGCGACGGGGCGCGCTCGGCGCTCGCGGCGATGCGCGACACGGTGGCGGGGACGCTGCGGATCGCCTCCACCGGCGAGTTCGGCACCGCCTTCAATGCGCAGATGCTCTACGCCTTTCGGCAACTCTATCCGCTCGTGAAGCTCGAGCTCGTCTTTATCTCGCCGACGGTGCTGTTTGCGCCGGACCGGCTCCAGAGCTTCGACGTCATCGTCTCATGGGACGATCCCGGCGACGAGGGGCAGGCGGGCGAACGAATCTCGTCGGCGACCTTCGGCCTCTTCGCGAGCCCGGCTTATCTAGACGCCGCCGGCTGCCCCACGCATCCGGACGCGCTGCAGGCGCATCGCGGCATCCTCTACCGGCGTGGCACCGGCCTGCAATCCTGGCGGCTGAAGCGCGGGGCCGAGGCGGTCGAGCTGCTGCCGCGCTGCGACTTCTCCAGCAACGATTATTGGACCGTCAAATATTTCGCCGTGGCAGGCGAGGGGATCGTCTATCTCCCGACCTTCTTCGCCGATATCGAGTGCGAGCGTGGACATCTCGTTGCGTTGATGCCCGAGTGGCAGTCCGAAGAGAAGTGGATCTACATCCGCATCCCGCAGGTCAACAACGCCTCGCGCAAGACGCGGGCCTTCGTCGACTTCTGTAAGGATTATTTCAGTCCGGGCTACGGATTTCGGGGCCCGCGTTATTATGTCGAGACCGTGCTCGACACCGCTTCCGACCAAGAGGGAACCGACAGATGA
- a CDS encoding isopenicillin N synthase family dioxygenase — protein sequence MKTLETGNGARLMRSGGLDPRRTSFDEIPIIDLEPMFSGDAEAKADLAAKLRKACAEVGFLYVRNHHVPQAVIDSTFAAAHTYFAQDDAAKMRNHVSLSRNNRGYAALLEENTDPTARGDLHESYDIALEVPADDPDVLAGKVLYGPNQWPEGQAAFRAALEAYHAEMLKLSGHLLHAFALALELDETYFDSMVSKPLATLRVLHYPPQFGEIDDRQIGIGAHSDYECFTILAQDAIPALQVLNTAGEWIAADPIPGCFVVNIGDQMARWTNDLFASTVHRAINRSGRERYSIPFFFGPNYDTVVEALPSCIDADHPAKYPPIAAGDYINGRFAATFAHYGAAQEKAAAGDAA from the coding sequence ATGAAGACTTTGGAAACCGGCAACGGTGCGCGCCTGATGCGATCCGGCGGCCTCGATCCGCGGCGCACCAGCTTCGACGAGATTCCGATCATCGATCTCGAGCCGATGTTCTCGGGCGACGCGGAGGCCAAGGCGGACCTCGCGGCCAAGCTGCGCAAGGCCTGCGCCGAGGTCGGCTTCCTCTATGTGCGCAATCATCACGTGCCGCAGGCGGTGATCGATTCCACGTTCGCCGCGGCGCACACCTACTTTGCGCAGGACGACGCCGCGAAGATGCGCAACCACGTCTCGCTGTCGCGCAACAATCGCGGCTACGCGGCGCTGCTCGAGGAGAATACCGACCCGACCGCCCGGGGGGATCTCCACGAATCCTACGACATCGCTCTCGAAGTTCCGGCCGACGATCCGGACGTTCTCGCCGGCAAGGTGCTCTACGGCCCGAACCAGTGGCCCGAGGGGCAGGCGGCCTTCCGCGCGGCGCTCGAGGCCTATCATGCCGAGATGCTGAAGCTCAGCGGCCATCTCCTCCACGCCTTCGCGCTGGCGCTCGAACTCGACGAAACCTATTTCGATTCCATGGTCTCGAAGCCGCTCGCCACCCTGCGCGTCCTCCATTACCCGCCGCAATTCGGCGAGATCGACGACCGCCAGATCGGCATCGGCGCACATTCCGATTATGAGTGCTTCACGATCCTCGCCCAGGACGCCATTCCCGCCCTCCAGGTGTTGAACACCGCCGGCGAATGGATTGCCGCGGACCCGATCCCCGGCTGCTTCGTCGTCAACATCGGCGACCAGATGGCCCGCTGGACCAACGACCTGTTCGCCTCGACCGTGCATCGCGCCATCAACCGCTCGGGCCGCGAGCGCTATTCGATCCCGTTCTTCTTCGGGCCGAACTACGACACCGTCGTCGAGGCGCTGCCGAGCTGCATCGACGCCGATCATCCGGCGAAATATCCGCCGATCGCCGCCGGCGACTACATCAACGGCCGGTTCGCCGCGACCTTCGCCCATTATGGCGCGGCGCAGGAGAAGGCGGCCGCCGGCGACGCCGCCTGA